Proteins from one Dysgonomonadaceae bacterium PH5-43 genomic window:
- a CDS encoding hypothetical protein (product_source=Hypo-rule applied; cath_funfam=3.30.70.360; superfamily=142906), which translates to MKTTEVNDSIIGKRCKSIFTGLMVTGVIEEIKITEYTAEVKVRFDNPHRWGNHTYKSDWSSARLHDEFGSLHHLEIIDDKYQTIVVEFNKEIAEIDRMFTQNYSTWGAVNLKEWIDNYESSRFTQFSRDTAIITSEYNMENIIEWLEKQDYIKDYQHITK; encoded by the coding sequence ATGAAAACAACAGAAGTAAACGATAGTATTATAGGCAAGCGTTGTAAGAGTATTTTTACAGGATTAATGGTAACAGGCGTTATCGAAGAAATCAAGATAACTGAGTACACAGCAGAAGTTAAAGTGCGTTTTGATAACCCACATAGATGGGGTAATCACACCTATAAAAGCGATTGGAGTTCCGCACGCTTACATGATGAATTCGGCTCATTGCATCACCTTGAAATCATTGACGACAAATATCAAACTATCGTGGTCGAGTTCAATAAAGAGATAGCCGAGATTGACCGAATGTTCACACAGAATTACAGCACTTGGGGAGCGGTAAACCTCAAAGAGTGGATAGACAACTACGAAAGTAGCCGTTTCACTCAATTTTCGAGAGATACGGCAATCATTACCTCCGAATACAATATGGAGAACATAATAGAGTGGCTTGAAAAACAGGATTATATTAAAGATTATCAACACATAACTAAGTAG
- a CDS encoding integrase (product_source=COG0582; cath_funfam=1.10.443.10; cog=COG0582; pfam=PF00589; superfamily=56349), with protein MLLFFSLIICCSTDKFQIFYCFSGLAYIDVKNLKEENIRKSFDGSLWIMTKRQKTSTTVNVPLLKIPSMILKKYKGKLKNGQLLSVLSNQKTNSYLKEIADLCGIEKNLTFHLARHTFATTTTLAKGVPIETVSKMLGHTNISTSKSPI; from the coding sequence TTGTTGTTATTCTTTTCTTTAATTATCTGTTGTTCAACGGATAAATTTCAAATCTTCTATTGTTTCAGTGGACTTGCTTATATTGATGTAAAGAATCTCAAAGAAGAAAATATCCGTAAATCGTTTGATGGCTCTCTATGGATTATGACTAAACGCCAAAAGACAAGTACAACAGTTAATGTACCTCTCTTGAAAATTCCATCAATGATATTGAAAAAGTATAAAGGCAAACTAAAGAACGGACAATTACTCTCAGTTTTGAGCAACCAAAAGACAAATTCTTACCTGAAAGAAATTGCCGATTTATGTGGCATTGAAAAGAATTTGACATTTCATTTGGCCCGCCACACGTTTGCGACGACTACGACTCTGGCCAAAGGCGTTCCTATTGAGACGGTTAGCAAAATGCTTGGTCATACAAATATTTCAACAAGTAAAAGCCCTATTTGA